A genome region from Trachemys scripta elegans isolate TJP31775 chromosome 2, CAS_Tse_1.0, whole genome shotgun sequence includes the following:
- the BET1 gene encoding BET1 homolog: MRRAGLGEGVATGNYGYTNSGYSVHEEENERLTESLRTKVSAIKSLSIEIGTEVKNQNKMLSDMDSDFDSTGGFLDATIGRLKTLSRGSQTKLLCYMMLFALFVFFVIYWIIKLR, encoded by the exons gtgaaggAGTAGCTACTGGTAACTATGGCTATACCAATAGTGGGTATAGTGTACacgaagaagaaaatgaaaggttAACTGAAAGTCTGCGTACAAAAGTCTCTGCCATAAAATCA CTTTCCATTGAAATTGGAACAGaagttaaaaatcaaaataaaatgttatccGACATG GACTCTGACTTTGATTCTACAGGTGGATTTCTAGATGCGACTATAGGCAGACTGAAAACACTCTCCAGAGGGAGCCAGACAAAACTATTGTGCTACATGATGCTCTTTGCACTCTTTGTCTTTTTTGTAATTTACTGGATTATTAAACTGAGATGA